The following is a genomic window from Chania multitudinisentens RB-25.
GATATGCAGCAGCTGTGGGCCGCGATTGCCGAGCATGAAATCTACGTTTTAAGCGATGAAGTTTACGAACACATCTGTTTTGCCAAAGGTGGCCATGCCAGCGTGTTGGCACATCCGCAACTGCGCCAACGGGCGATCGCGGTTTCCTCCTTTGGTAAAACTTTCCATATGACCGGTTGGAAGGTGGGTTACTGTGTCGCCTCTGCCGCACTGAGTGCTGAAGTACGCAAGGTTCACCAGTATCTGACCTTCTCCGTCAACACTCCGGCGCAGTTGGCGCTGGCCGATATGCTGCGGGCTAACCCCACACATTGGCAGCAACTCCCCGCATTCTATCTTGCTAAACGCGATCGCTTTGTGCAGGCTTTGGCAAACAGCAGGCTGAAAATCCTGCCGTGCGCTGGAACCTATTTTTTATTGGCAGATTACAGTGCCATTTCCGATCTGGATGATGTGGCTTTCTGCCGTTGGTTAACCGAGCACGCGGGCGTGGCGGCGATCCCGCTTTCCGTCTTTTGTGCTGAACCTTTCCCTCATAAATTGATCCGGTTGTGCTTCGCTAAACAGGATGCCACGCTGGATGCCGCTGCGGAGCGATTATGTCAACTCTGAAAATTACCTTGTTGCAGCAACCGCTGGTCTGGCGTGATGGCAAAGCCAATCTGCGCCAGTTCGATGAAGTGCTCTCACCGATTACCGGCCGTGACCTGATCGTATTACCGGAAATGTTTACCACGGGTTTCGCCATGGATGCCGGTGAAACTGCCCTGCCGGAGCAGCAAGTGATCGACTGGCTGCACAGTTGGGCGGTAAAAACTAATGCCCTGATTGGTGGCAGTGTGGCTCTCAGAACCACCAAAGGTGCAGTTAATCGCTTTCTGCTGGTGGAGCCCGGTGGCCGTGTGCATTTTTATGACAAACGCCATCTATTCCGCATGGCAGGCGAGCACTTGCATTATCAGGCGGGCACTCGGCGCGAAATCTTTGAGTGGCGCGGGTGGCGCATTCTGCCACAAATCTGCTACGACCTGCGGTTCCCGGTTTGGTCACGCTATCAACAGGATTATGATCTGGCACTGTATGTTGCCAACTGGCCTGCACCCCGCAGCCTGCACTGGCAAACGCTGCTGGCCGCAAGGGCAATTGAAAATCAGGTCTATGTGGCAGGTTGCAACCGCGTGGGTGAAGATGGCAACGGCTTGAACTACAGCGGTGATAGCCTGATCATTAGCCCGCAGGGCGAGATTCTGGCACAGGCCGAGCCGGGGCTGGCCACCCGCCTGGATGCGGAGCTTTCACTGGAGAATCTGCAAACCTATCGCCAGACTTTCCCTGCCTGGCGCGATGCCGATAGCTTCTTGCGCAACGAGTGATAATAACGGGGTGCAGCAGCGGCTGCGCCCTTTTACCTCCCCAGCGCAATCACCCCAAACATGGTGTATCAGCGGTGTTGCCAACTGAGCACGGTATGGCAATAGGCTTGGATCGCCAATGCCACATCAGATAACGTAACGCACTCATCCGGGTGATGGCTGATACCCCGTTCGCAGCGTACAAACAGCATCCCTACCGGCCAGCGAGCAGCGATCGCTATCGCATCGTGCCCTGCTCCACTCGGCAATGCCATGCTGTTCCCCTGAACCTGCATCACACCGTTATGCCAGCGTTGCTGGAGATCCTCGTCGCAAACGATGGCATCAATCCGGTAGAACTCTTCACTGTTGAAAACCACCCCTCGTCGCGCACCAATGCGCTGCGCCAACGCCAGTAAACGCGCCAGTAACGCGGCCAATGGGGCATCTTGCGGCCCACGCACATCAAGCGACAATTTGACCTGACCTGGGATCACATTAACTGCTCCTGGCAGGCTTTCGATACACCCGACGGTTGCCACCAGATGTTGGCCGCTTCTTGTGGTAAGCCTTTCCACAGCCATCATCCACTCTGCGGCAGCGACCAGTGCATCCTGGCGTTGCCCCATCGGCACCGTGCCCGCATGGCCAGCACGCCCGGTAAAAGTGCAGTGCAGGCGGCGTGCCCCGTTAATCGCCGTTACCACCCCTAAAGCCAGATTAGCCGCTTCCAGGCATGGCCCTTGCTCAATATGCAGTTCCAGATACGCACAGATCTCACTCTGGGCACGCTGCGCATCCTCAACCTTTTCGGGGTCCAGCCCTGCATCACGCATGGCCTGTGCCACGCTGATCCCCTCAGCATCGGTGCATTCCAGCCAACCAGCAGACCATTGACCAGTTACCCCTTTGCTGCCGAGCAACGTTATGCCAAAGCGCGTTCCTTCTTCATCGGCAAAGCCGATGACTTCAAGCGCCACCGGCAGGCGCTGATTGCTGTGATACAAATGCGCCACGACTTCCAGCGCAGTCAGCACCCCGAGCATGCCATCGTAACGCCCGGCATTGCGCACCGTATCCAGATGAGAGCCAAGCAACAAGGCCGGAGCCCCCGCTACTTGGCCTTCGTAACGCCCGCAAATATTGCCCACGCTGTCTTGCCAGACCACCATGCCGCTCAAACGCATCCACTCCCCCACCAGCTGATTGGCTCGCAGATGTTCTGGTGAAAGGTAGACCCGCGTTAGCTGATCAGGCGTGCTGCTGATCGCAGCCAACGCATCACAACGGGCCATCACCCTGATCGCCGCCTGCTCCGCCTCCTGAGCAGTCAACAACACCATCTTCAACAACTCCCGGCGGTGTATACATTCCATGCCGCCTGTAATGCTTCCCCCTGCCGGCTGGCAAATCCCAGGCGATTCAACACCGCCTCCAGCGCCGCCAAAGTTTGTAATACACAGTCTTTACGAGCGTTATACCCCATAGTACCAATCCGCCAGATCTTGCCTTGCAGCGGGCCAAATGAAGTACCGATCTCAATGGCAAAATCATTCAGCAGCATCTGGCGCACCTGCTCACCTTGCACCCCCGGTGGGATTATCACGCCCAAGACGTTGTTCATCCGGTGACTCTGATCGCCAAACACTTCCAGCCCTAAGCCCTGAATCCCTGCTAACATCGCCGCACCGTGCAATTGATGGCGAGCGACACTGCACTCCAGCCCTTCCTCCAGAATCACGCGCGCACATTCGCGTGCGGCAAACAGCATACTGGTGGCTTCCGTATGGTGATTCAAGCGCTCAGGGCCCCAGTAATCCATGATCATGCCGAGATCGAAATAATTGGAGTAAATCATCTCGTCATCACCGTCTACGTGATCGGCAGTACGAATCCCTTGCTCAACGCACTGGCGGCGGCGCACAACTTCTACAAACTGTGGGCTGAGCGTAATTGGCGCACTGCCGGACGGGCCAGCAAGGCATTTCTGCAACCCAGCCGAAACCGCATCTAACCCCCAGGCATCGGTTGCCAACGCATTCCCGCCAAGAGAAGCCGTCGCATCGGTATAGAACAACACACCGTGGCGGCGGCAAATATCACCCAGTTCCGCCAGCGGTTGTAACATGGTGGTGGAGGTATCACCTTGCACCGTCAGTAGCAGCCGCGGCCTGACTTTTTTAATCGCATCTTCAATTTGATCCGCGCTGAATACTTGCCCCCAAGGCACCTCAATAGTGTGTACTTCAGCGCGGCAACGGCGGGCAATTTCGCACAACAGGTGACCGAAACGGCCAAACACCGGCACCAGCACTTTATCGCCAGGGCGGATGGCCGACACCAACACGGCTTCAATGCCAGAACGGGAAGTGCCATCCACCAGCAGAGTCCAGTGGTTTTTGGTACGAAACAACGCACGGTACAGTTCCATTACCTGATTCATGTAGTTTGTCATTACCGGATCATACTGGCCGAGCAACTGGCTCGACATAGCACGCAGCACGCGTGGATCGGCATTGATCGGGCCTGGCCCCATCAGCAGACGATACGGGGGGTTAATCTGATCGAATTTGCTACTCTCTGACATACCACCTCCTTAGATAATTAAGTACGCCGTCATCACTTAGCGTTACGTATAACATTTTTTGACGTATACAGATTACCCTCAACGATGAAGTTGTGAAACAAAAGATTCTTTAATTTAACAATTGAAACCAATGGGTCAGATTTCTCAGTAGGAAAGGAATGGGGTTTAGCAAATAACCTTAGGTGAATGGCTTTGCTATCATGCTATACGGCGGGAAAGGTGATATATCGCCAAAAGGGTTTTGCACCACTAAGGTGCAATGATACTCTAAACGTGATTGCGCCCTGAGCTCTGAATTCAGCGCTGCTCCAGCTCTTCCAGCTCGCTATACAGCTCTGCAATCTGATGGATACGTTGCCGACCTTGCGCCAGCATTTGGTGCAACAGAGCGTTACTCAGCAGATTCGCCAAGCTCATGGCACTGGAGTAACAGTCAAAAGCCGAAACACTGTCAAGTGGTGCAGCCAAGTGCCAATGCACCAGCGGGATCAAGGCCTGCACCTGGGGTTCGCATATTAATAATGTCGGCACCTGCTGAGCCTGTAATTGCCGCAGTATCGCTCGCAGTTGGCGTGGGCGGCGGCGAAATGCCACCACGATCGCCATATCCTGCGCATCCAGATCCACCAATTCCTCAGCGACTGTCTGACCTGGCTGCGGGAGCAGCGTCACCCGCTCACGCACCTGCATCAATTGCTGACGCAGGTGCATTGCTACCGGATAACTATTGCGCATTCCCAACAGCATCACCCGCCGTGCCTGTACTAAAGATGTAATCACCGCATTAAACTGGGCAGCATCAATCTGTTTCACACAAGCGGTCAGATTGGCCATTTCCTGCTTGTAATGACGTGCCAGCAAAGTATTGCCTTGCACCACATCGCGGTTATCGGCCAACGGCATACCGCTTTGGCGCAGGGTACGCAGTTCATCACGCATCGCACGATAGTTAGGGTAGCCCAGATGTTTGAACAGGCGGCTGACCGTAGCTTTAGAAACCCCGCTCAGGCGTGCTAGCTCCGCGCTGTTATAGCTCATCAGGTCGTCAAAATGATCGAAGATAAAATCGGCAACTCGCTGCTCCTGAGGAGCCAGTTGCGGATACAGGCTACGCAGGCGCTCATCGATCTGTTTCATTGTCATTCCTGATATTGCCAATAATTGCAAAATAGAGGGGAATTGTAACTTTTGTTGCAACGGCATACAGCATAGCATCAGAAAAAGCCAACAGCATACAAATCTGAGGTACCTTCGGTAAAATGGACCACCCAATAATAAGCGCTGGTTAGAGCACGCCGCAGGCGATTAACACCAATACGCCATAAAGTTCACCGTGGAACGATCCAGAGAACATTCACCAATCAAGTAACGGCGCAGTGTTTTAACCGTTGAAGACTCTGCCGCCACCCAGGCATAAAAAGTTTTAGCCCCCTCCGCCCGCTCCCACAGCAAATCGCCCGCCAAACTGTTTTCCGCCAGCGATTGCTCTGCCGCACGCGCCGATATGGGGATCTTAACCCGCTGACGCACGGCTTCAACCAACAGTTCGCCATGGTTCTGCTGATGCCCGCCAGCACGTGGCAACCAGTGAACCTCAGCAAAAGGAAATTGAGCCATGCAAAGACAATCTTCAGCCAGCGGCACTTCAAAAAATGCCTGAACACGGGGAGGATTGGCCGATTGTGCCAGTTGCTCCAAAATGCCTAGCGCTGCTGGCAACGCGGTTTCATCAGCAATCAACAATGCCTGCTGCACCTGCGCAGGTGGCGCCCATTCATAACCGCCGCTGTCACCGTCAAAATCAGCATTGGGTGCTACCGCCTGCAATGCATCCCCCGGCAACGCATGAATTGCCCAAGCAGAGGCCGGGCCGTTAACACCGTGTAATACAAACTCCACGTCCATTTCTTGCTCAGCACAGCGCAATGCCCGCAGCGTATAGGTACGCATCACTGGCCGCTGTTCTTTCGCGACCGCCATATAATCACGATACCAATCATCACTGTTCTCAAGCTGAGAGATTTGCCCTTGTGCAGAGGGGAACAGCAGTTTGATGCGCTGATCAGGGGCTTCCAACTTCATACGGTTCAATTCCGGGCCGCTGAATACGCAACGCAGTAGTGAAGGTGAAATATTTTCTTTATATTTCAAAATAATATTAAAAATCCGATAGCTTGCGGACATATCAGTGACTCTCCCGCGCCATGTCTGTCATCCAATGCTGGTTTTTCCTCTAAACGGCCTAAACTCAACATAATAAGTTTGAAGGAGAATGATTACCAATTGCAATGGTTTTTAGGATGATTTCTGACGCAGTGATAGCCGGTACAGCCATAATGACGAACCGGAAGCATCGTGAGCTAATGCTGGTAGTGGCAGTGTTAAAATCAGGCGATATGCAGGCTTCCCCATCGCAGGCTGAAAACACCAAAACGAAAACCCCAAGCTTATAAAAGCTTGGGGTCTGAATGATTGGCGGAACGGACGGGGCTCGAACCCGCGACCCCCTGCGTGACAGGCAGGTATTCTAACCAACTGAACTACCGCTCCGCGCCTCGCTCCCCTTGCAGGGAACGAGGCGAATATTACGGTTGTGCTTCCATTCCGTCAATGCCTTTTTCTTATAAAAAGAGCCGTTTGCACAGTTTTTCTACGAACACGACAGCATAATAATCGGTTCATTGCATTTTTATACCAGAAGCAGCGCTATTCAGCGCGCCAGAGGCAACTGCCGCCCTTTTTGGCAACCAAATCCAAGCGTTCTTCATGGGCTTTCATTTCTTCATTATTAGCGTAAACCACTTTCATGGTCGTGGCCGGGCGCATAATACGTTGAATATCCTGCGTTGAGTCTGTTTGTTGAGTATCCCCTTCCATTTGAAAAGCCATTGATGTCTGGCCACCGGTCATCGCCAGATAGACTTCAGCCAGGATCTCGGCATCGAGCAACGCACCGTGCAGTGTTCGTTTGCTGTTGTCTATTTCATAACGCCCACACAGCGCATCAAGGTTGTTACGTTTGCCAGGGAACAAACGGCGCGCCATTAACAGGCTGTCGGTGATGGTACAGAAAGTTTCCGTCTTGGGGATGCCCTGCTGCAACATACGGAATTCGTGATCCATAAAGCCAATATCAAACGCCGCGTTATGAATGACTAATTCACCGCCACGAATGAAATCAAGAAACTCATTGGCAATCTGATCAAAGGTTGGCTTATCTGCCAGAAATTCATCACTGATACCATGCACGCCGTAAGCCTCAGGATCGACCAGCCGATCCGGCTTCACATAGACGTGATAATGGCGCCCGGTTAACCGGCGATTGATCACCTCTACGGCTCCGATCTCAATGATGCGGTGGCCTTCGTAGTGAACCCCTAACTTGTTCATACCGGTGGTTTCGGTATCAAGAACGATCTGTCTGGTTGGTGTAGAGATCATATTACAGTGCTCATAGCGCTCGTTTATGTCAGACTTGGCTTTTATAAAACTGATAGGAAGAGTCTACCAGAGATGGTTAAACAGGTAGAAATTTTCACCGATGGCTCCTGTCTCGGTAATCCTGGCCCCGGTGGTTACGGTGCCATTTTGCGCTATAAACAGCACGAAAAAACCTTCAGCGCAGGCTATCACCTGACCACCAACAAT
Proteins encoded in this region:
- the hpxK gene encoding allantoate amidohydrolase, which codes for MVLLTAQEAEQAAIRVMARCDALAAISSTPDQLTRVYLSPEHLRANQLVGEWMRLSGMVVWQDSVGNICGRYEGQVAGAPALLLGSHLDTVRNAGRYDGMLGVLTALEVVAHLYHSNQRLPVALEVIGFADEEGTRFGITLLGSKGVTGQWSAGWLECTDAEGISVAQAMRDAGLDPEKVEDAQRAQSEICAYLELHIEQGPCLEAANLALGVVTAINGARRLHCTFTGRAGHAGTVPMGQRQDALVAAAEWMMAVERLTTRSGQHLVATVGCIESLPGAVNVIPGQVKLSLDVRGPQDAPLAALLARLLALAQRIGARRGVVFNSEEFYRIDAIVCDEDLQQRWHNGVMQVQGNSMALPSGAGHDAIAIAARWPVGMLFVRCERGISHHPDECVTLSDVALAIQAYCHTVLSWQHR
- a CDS encoding amidohydrolase, with the translated sequence MSTLKITLLQQPLVWRDGKANLRQFDEVLSPITGRDLIVLPEMFTTGFAMDAGETALPEQQVIDWLHSWAVKTNALIGGSVALRTTKGAVNRFLLVEPGGRVHFYDKRHLFRMAGEHLHYQAGTRREIFEWRGWRILPQICYDLRFPVWSRYQQDYDLALYVANWPAPRSLHWQTLLAARAIENQVYVAGCNRVGEDGNGLNYSGDSLIISPQGEILAQAEPGLATRLDAELSLENLQTYRQTFPAWRDADSFLRNE
- a CDS encoding siderophore-interacting protein, with the translated sequence MSASYRIFNIILKYKENISPSLLRCVFSGPELNRMKLEAPDQRIKLLFPSAQGQISQLENSDDWYRDYMAVAKEQRPVMRTYTLRALRCAEQEMDVEFVLHGVNGPASAWAIHALPGDALQAVAPNADFDGDSGGYEWAPPAQVQQALLIADETALPAALGILEQLAQSANPPRVQAFFEVPLAEDCLCMAQFPFAEVHWLPRAGGHQQNHGELLVEAVRQRVKIPISARAAEQSLAENSLAGDLLWERAEGAKTFYAWVAAESSTVKTLRRYLIGECSLDRSTVNFMAYWC
- a CDS encoding pyridoxal-phosphate-dependent aminotransferase family protein, with protein sequence MSESSKFDQINPPYRLLMGPGPINADPRVLRAMSSQLLGQYDPVMTNYMNQVMELYRALFRTKNHWTLLVDGTSRSGIEAVLVSAIRPGDKVLVPVFGRFGHLLCEIARRCRAEVHTIEVPWGQVFSADQIEDAIKKVRPRLLLTVQGDTSTTMLQPLAELGDICRRHGVLFYTDATASLGGNALATDAWGLDAVSAGLQKCLAGPSGSAPITLSPQFVEVVRRRQCVEQGIRTADHVDGDDEMIYSNYFDLGMIMDYWGPERLNHHTEATSMLFAARECARVILEEGLECSVARHQLHGAAMLAGIQGLGLEVFGDQSHRMNNVLGVIIPPGVQGEQVRQMLLNDFAIEIGTSFGPLQGKIWRIGTMGYNARKDCVLQTLAALEAVLNRLGFASRQGEALQAAWNVYTAGSC
- the dnaQ gene encoding DNA polymerase III subunit epsilon — protein: MISTPTRQIVLDTETTGMNKLGVHYEGHRIIEIGAVEVINRRLTGRHYHVYVKPDRLVDPEAYGVHGISDEFLADKPTFDQIANEFLDFIRGGELVIHNAAFDIGFMDHEFRMLQQGIPKTETFCTITDSLLMARRLFPGKRNNLDALCGRYEIDNSKRTLHGALLDAEILAEVYLAMTGGQTSMAFQMEGDTQQTDSTQDIQRIMRPATTMKVVYANNEEMKAHEERLDLVAKKGGSCLWRAE
- a CDS encoding MurR/RpiR family transcriptional regulator — encoded protein: MKQIDERLRSLYPQLAPQEQRVADFIFDHFDDLMSYNSAELARLSGVSKATVSRLFKHLGYPNYRAMRDELRTLRQSGMPLADNRDVVQGNTLLARHYKQEMANLTACVKQIDAAQFNAVITSLVQARRVMLLGMRNSYPVAMHLRQQLMQVRERVTLLPQPGQTVAEELVDLDAQDMAIVVAFRRRPRQLRAILRQLQAQQVPTLLICEPQVQALIPLVHWHLAAPLDSVSAFDCYSSAMSLANLLSNALLHQMLAQGRQRIHQIAELYSELEELEQR
- a CDS encoding pyridoxal phosphate-dependent aminotransferase, whose product is MNSPAPIPESKLPTLGTTIFTQMSALAQQHQAINLSQGFPDFDGPGYLKERLNWHVSQGANQYAPMTGIAPLRQAIAEKTAQLYGWQPDAESEVTITAGATEALFAAISALVRPGDEVICFDPSYDSYAPAVQLSGGELKRITLQPPAFKVDWQRFAKLLSARTRLVILNTPHNPLATAWHAEDMQQLWAAIAEHEIYVLSDEVYEHICFAKGGHASVLAHPQLRQRAIAVSSFGKTFHMTGWKVGYCVASAALSAEVRKVHQYLTFSVNTPAQLALADMLRANPTHWQQLPAFYLAKRDRFVQALANSRLKILPCAGTYFLLADYSAISDLDDVAFCRWLTEHAGVAAIPLSVFCAEPFPHKLIRLCFAKQDATLDAAAERLCQL